A genomic segment from Pseudomonas sp. M30-35 encodes:
- a CDS encoding efflux RND transporter periplasmic adaptor subunit, with translation MLQRSRKPVMLAALLAGIMATPVVAETPVTAVGLNDPSAIRVLLAADLETTLSSQMNGTLGELNVTLGKQVKKDAVLAKLNCQEAQARAKVAAAELTMAKQNLSAKQNLRKLDAVGDLEVAIASTEVQKADGARLMAQAQSSYCVVKAPFSGRVAKIHVKAYQTVSAGSPLLDLVSDGALKVRLNVPSTRLTTLREGMPLEVSIYETGKTYSAHVTAINARVDAVAQTVELEARLDAEHPDLIVGMSGIARFPTADE, from the coding sequence ATGCTTCAACGCAGTCGTAAACCCGTCATGCTCGCAGCACTATTGGCAGGAATCATGGCTACACCAGTAGTCGCAGAAACACCTGTTACCGCAGTAGGGCTAAATGATCCATCAGCTATTCGCGTATTACTCGCAGCAGATCTTGAAACCACACTGTCGAGCCAAATGAACGGCACGCTCGGCGAACTGAATGTGACACTCGGCAAGCAAGTTAAAAAAGATGCGGTACTGGCTAAACTCAACTGCCAAGAGGCACAGGCTCGCGCCAAAGTCGCTGCAGCAGAGTTGACCATGGCTAAGCAGAATCTCTCCGCAAAGCAAAACTTACGTAAACTCGATGCTGTTGGCGACTTAGAGGTTGCCATCGCGTCAACCGAAGTTCAAAAAGCCGATGGCGCGCGACTGATGGCGCAAGCACAAAGCAGCTACTGCGTAGTCAAGGCGCCCTTTAGTGGGCGTGTCGCCAAGATTCACGTAAAGGCCTATCAAACTGTCAGCGCTGGCTCTCCGCTGCTTGACCTGGTCAGTGACGGTGCGCTGAAGGTTCGCTTGAATGTGCCCTCAACGCGTTTGACGACACTACGCGAGGGCATGCCGCTAGAGGTAAGCATTTACGAAACAGGCAAGACTTACTCTGCCCACGTCACTGCAATCAATGCCCGTGTTGATGCGGTGGCACAGACGGTTGAGCTTGAGGCCCGGCTTGATGCTGAACACCCCGACCTGATTGTAGGAATGAGTGGAATTGCCCGTTTCCCAACCGCAGATGAGTGA
- a CDS encoding TolC family protein, which produces MEPRPYTVEEQQQRILEDQARMYADQEPVTHAISFYEAVARALKYNLDYRLKLMESALAADLRDVSSHEMLPRLVASAGYAGRNNDSGGTSIGIEDRQQSLRPSTSEERYRDIDSLGLSWSLLDFGVAYYRTQQKTDQIMMAEERRRKVAQNVLQDVRNAYWRALAAQRLMPEVDQLLERTHSALTSARSAEDRGLLPRQEALAYQRALIDSIDLLSVRRQDLEFAQAELSALMSLPPGSKMVLSDEPEPQMPEFKANIETLEQAALENRPEIMEEWYRKRVNANDLKIAKAQLWPNVSVNWSYQYDSNKYLYNNTWSETGLQVSVNLIRMLQLPALNNAEESQTKTDDTRRLALSMAILTQVRVGVLRYQLSHEQLEFANESLRVDQSLLSYARAAKSTAVGSELEVIRAEGRYLLSRYQREAAYSNTQAAWGRLYNSVGLDIMPDVVKSYDVKTLAAELKKKMDQQEQEKLLPLTQGSTNASTQS; this is translated from the coding sequence ATGGAACCTCGTCCTTATACAGTCGAGGAGCAACAGCAACGGATTCTTGAAGATCAGGCGCGAATGTACGCGGACCAAGAGCCGGTCACCCACGCTATTAGCTTTTATGAAGCGGTTGCGCGAGCACTGAAATACAACCTCGACTACCGATTGAAGCTAATGGAGAGCGCGTTAGCTGCCGATCTGCGCGATGTGTCCAGCCATGAGATGCTGCCACGCTTGGTTGCATCAGCAGGCTACGCCGGGCGCAACAATGATTCGGGCGGTACCTCTATCGGCATTGAAGACCGCCAACAGAGCTTGCGTCCATCCACCTCCGAAGAGCGTTATCGCGATATTGATAGCCTCGGCCTGAGTTGGAGCCTACTGGATTTTGGTGTTGCCTATTACCGCACTCAGCAGAAGACCGATCAGATCATGATGGCTGAGGAACGCCGTCGCAAGGTTGCCCAAAACGTTCTGCAGGATGTGCGTAATGCTTACTGGCGCGCCCTCGCCGCTCAGCGCTTAATGCCAGAGGTCGATCAACTATTGGAGCGCACCCATAGCGCGCTTACATCTGCACGCTCCGCTGAAGATAGAGGCTTACTGCCGCGCCAGGAAGCACTCGCCTATCAACGAGCCCTAATCGACTCTATCGACCTGCTGAGTGTGCGTCGCCAAGACTTGGAGTTCGCCCAGGCCGAGTTGTCTGCGCTGATGTCACTCCCCCCTGGCTCGAAAATGGTGCTCAGCGACGAACCCGAACCACAAATGCCGGAATTCAAAGCCAATATTGAAACCCTTGAGCAAGCGGCGCTTGAAAACCGTCCAGAGATCATGGAGGAATGGTACCGAAAGCGGGTCAACGCCAATGATTTGAAAATCGCCAAAGCACAGCTTTGGCCCAACGTCAGTGTCAATTGGAGCTATCAGTACGATTCGAACAAGTACCTTTATAACAATACTTGGTCAGAAACCGGCCTGCAGGTATCGGTCAACCTGATTCGCATGCTGCAACTACCTGCACTGAATAATGCAGAAGAGTCGCAGACCAAGACCGATGACACTCGTCGCCTAGCCTTGTCGATGGCAATCCTCACGCAAGTGCGTGTAGGCGTCCTTCGCTATCAGTTGTCGCACGAACAACTTGAGTTCGCCAATGAAAGCCTACGCGTTGATCAAAGCTTGCTTAGCTATGCTCGCGCAGCAAAAAGTACAGCCGTTGGTTCAGAACTGGAGGTTATTCGCGCAGAAGGCCGCTACCTGCTCTCGCGCTATCAGCGTGAAGCCGCCTACTCGAACACTCAAGCTGCATGGGGTCGGCTCTATAACTCAGTGGGCTTAGATATCATGCCTGATGTGGTCAAAAGCTATGATGTGAAGACATTGGCTGCAGAATTGAAGAAGAAAATGGATCAACAGGAACAAGAGAAGTTACTTCCTCTGACACAAGGAAGCACCAATGCTTCAACGCAGTCGTAA